In Phragmites australis chromosome 16, lpPhrAust1.1, whole genome shotgun sequence, one DNA window encodes the following:
- the LOC133894881 gene encoding serrate RNA effector molecule-like has protein sequence MAEVADASPPPPPPPTGGGDRKRGRSSPVLPSPPPGPPPPGPHSKRYRRDEGSGGFDRRRLGPGGGGGYEQDDRRYGNDHGGTGGRGGDGRYMNRAPDWPDSGRGGWNEAPGNTRREGLMSYKQFIQELEDDISPVEAQSRYEEYKSEYVTTQKKAYFDLHKDEDWLRNKYHPTNLESVIERRNELSRATANEFFLDLQSGSLDTGPGLTGLATSKSGNNSGKNVEDVDTDGKKGKLGKGPDDLYYAAPKAHPVSSEARRIQIDIEQAQALICKLDSEKGIENNVLSASDHDKSGRDNSHGSMGPIVIIRGSSTVKGLEGAELLDTLVTYLWRIHGVDYYGMSETNEPKGLRHVKADARTYNGASSNATEWENKLDSFWQDRIQGQDPLELLKAKEKIDAAATEVLDPYVRKIRDEKYGWKYGCGAKGCTKLFHAPEFVQKHIKLKHADVVVELTSKVREDVYFENYMNDPKAPGGTPIMQQHAPRGKGRHRPPIESRLRDERGNRRFDRNVDSPPHDGSSENPDDLVYDSFGDPIMHGAFPPDIPAPPVLMPVPGAGPLGPFIPAPPEVAMRMMRDQGGPPPFEPPAGPHPRRAGRGGGAPMGGPSPIFNAPPLLHDPRRIRSYQDLDAPEDEVTVMDYRSL, from the exons ATGGCCGAGGTCGCCGACGcgtcccctccccctccccctccccccaccggcggcggcgacaggaAGCGCGGCCGCTCCTCGCCCGTGCTCCCTTCGCCGCCCCCCGGGCCCCCGCCGCCGGGGCCGCACAGCAAGAGGTACCGGAGGGACGAGGGCAGCGGAGGGTTCGACCGGCGCCGGCTCGGGCCAGGTGGAGGCGGAGGGTACGAGCAGGACGACCGGAG GTATGGAAATGACCATGGTGGCAcaggaggaagaggtggtgaTGGCCGATACATGAATCGTGCACCAG ATTGGCCAGATTCTGGACGCGGTGGATGGAATGAAGCCCCTGGTAACACTCGTAG GGAAGGCCTGATGTCGTACAAGCAGTTCATTCAGGAACTTGAAGATGATATTTCACCAGTTGAAGCTCAAAGCAG ATATGAGGAGTACAAGTCAGAGTACGTTACAACTCAGAAGAAAGCATACTTTGACCTCCATAAGGATGAGGATTG GTTGAGAAATAAGTACCATCCTACAAACCTTGAATCTGTCATAGAAAG AAGGAATGAACTGTCAAGAGCTACTGCAAATGAATTTTTCCTAGATTTGCAGAGTGGAAGTCTGGACAC TGGCCCAGGGTTAACGGGTTTGGCAACGAGCAAATCGGGAAATAATAGTGGTAAAAATGTAGAAGATGTGGACACAGATGGTAAAAAAGGCAAACTTGGAAAGGGCCCTGATGATTTATATTATGCTGCTCCCAAGGCTCACCCAGTTAGTTCCGAAGCTCGGCGGATTCAAATTGACATTGAGCAAGCTCAAGCTCTCATTTGTAAACTTGATTCTGAGAAGGGTATTGAGAACAATGTTCTCTCGGCTAGTGACCATGACAAGTCAGGCAGGGATAACTCACATGGTTCaatggggccaattgttataatACGGGGATCATCTACTGTGAAGGGTCTTGAGGGTGCTGAGTTGTTGGACACTCTTGTTACCTATTTATGGCGCATCCATGGTGTGGATTATTATGGTATGTCCGAGACAAATGAACCCAAAGGCCTAAGGCATGTGAAAGCTGATGCAAGGACATATAATGGGGCTAGCTCAAATGCAACTGAATGGGAGAATAAACTTGATTCATTCTGGCAAGACAGGATTCAAGGTCAGGATCCTTTAGAATTATTGAAAGCAAAGGAGAAGATTGATGCAGCCGCCACTGAAGTCTTGGATCCATATGTGAGGAAAATAAGGGATGAGAAGTATGGGTGGAAGTATGGTTGTGGAGCCAAGGGTTGCACTAAACTTTTCCATGCTCCTGAGTTTGTCCAGAAGCATATTAAACTCAAGCATGCAGATGTGGTGGTTGAGCTAACTTCAAAAGTGAGAGAAGATGTTTACTTTGAGAACTATATGAA TGATCCAAAGGCGCCTGGTGGAACACCTATCATGCAGCAACATGCTCCA AGGGGAAAAGGCAGACACCGGCCTCCAATAGAGAGTCGGCTGAGAGATGAACGTGGAAATCGTAGGTTTGACAGGAATGTTGATTCACCGCCACATGATGGGTCTAGTGAAAACCCTGATGATCTTGTTTATGATTCGTTTGGTGATCCAATTATGCATGGTGCCTTTCCTCCAGATATTCCTGCTCCTCCAGTGCTGATGCCTGTGCCTGGTGCTGG TCCTCTAGGACCGTTTATTCCTGCACCACCGGAAGTTGCCATGCGGATGATGAGGGATCAGGGTGGGCCACCTCCTTTTGAGCCACCTGCGGGTCCACATCCTAGGAGAGCAGGGAGGGGTGGTGGTGCCCCAATGGGTGGTCCATCCCCAATCTTCAatgctcctcctcttctgcaTGATCCTCGTAGAATACGGAG
- the LOC133896107 gene encoding uncharacterized protein LOC133896107 gives MEALAGTASSSLLPAQHRSYRLAPKSLALRPRPSPCGPIRAAAAGGGGGKDDAQAGATSNGSPILKLKSDSNQNGVLPIVADKSQKASSTNTSTDSSGSRAGLFRTPISGGVQSATFAHGLPPPALAVRNLMEQARFAHLCTVMSGMHHRRTGYPFGSLVDFANDSMGHPIFSLSPLAIHTRNLLADPRCTLVVQVPGWSGLSNARVTIFGDVYPLPTEQQEWAHKQYVAKHQQWASQQWGNFYYYRMHNISDIYFIGGFGTVAWVDVKEYETIQPDKIAVDGGEQSLKELNAIFSKPLREFLSSEGEVDDAALISVDSKGIDIRVRQGAQFNIQRLAFDVPHKVETLEEAKRALHKIIKTSSK, from the exons ATGGAGGCTCTCGCGggcaccgcctcctcctccctcctcccagCCCAACACCGGTCTTACCGCCTGGCCCCGAAGTCTCTCGCGCTCCGCCCCCGCCCCAGCCCCTGCGGGCCCATCCGCGCGGCCGCtgccggtggtggcggcggcaagGACGACGCCCAGGCCGGCGCCACCTCCAATGGGTCTCCCATACTCAAG CTGAAGAGCGATTCAAATCAAAATGGAGTTCTGCCGATCGTGGCTGACAAGTCACAGAAGGCTTCATCAACAAATACTAGTACCGACTCAAGTGGATCCAGAGCTGGCCTATTTAGAACACCTATATCTGGTGGTGTGCAGAGTGCAACTTTTGCCCATGGTTTACCTCCGCCGGCTTTGGCTGTTCGCAATCTGATGGAGCAG GCGCGGTTTGCTCACCTCTGCACTGTCATGTCTGGCATGCATCACCGGCGTACTGGATATCCATTTGGTTCACTTGTCGACTTTGCTAATGATTCAATGGGCC ACCCAATATTCTCGTTGTCACCCTTAGCAATCCATACAAGGAACTTGCTCGCTGACCCAAGATGCACGCTTGTTGTCCAA GTACCTGGATGGAGTGGATTGTCGAATGCACGAGTCACAATATTTGGTGATGTCTACCCTTTGCCAACTGAACAACAG GAATGGGCCCATAAGCAATATGTAGCAAAACATCAGCAGTGGGCATCACAACAGTGGGGAAATTTTTACTATTACAGGATGCACAACATAAG TGACATATACTTTATCGGAGGCTTTGGAACTGTTGCATGGGTAGACGTGAAGGAGTATGAAACTATTCAACCTGACAAGATAGCAGTTGATGGTGGCGAACAAAGTTTAAAG GAGTTGAATGCGATTTTCTCTAAACCACTTCGAGAGTTCTTGTCATCAGAAGGGGAGGTTGATGATGCTGCTCTTATATCAGTTGACAGCAAAGGGATAGATATACGGGTTCGCCAGGGTGCACAG TTCAACATTCAGAGGCTAGCATTTGATGTCCCTCACAAGGTTGAGACCCTAGAGGAAGCCAAGAGAGCACTCCACAAGATAATCAAGACAAGCAGCAAATAG